One window from the genome of Hydractinia symbiolongicarpus strain clone_291-10 chromosome 1, HSymV2.1, whole genome shotgun sequence encodes:
- the LOC130635700 gene encoding uncharacterized protein LOC130635700 isoform X1, producing MLIAGVLISFFYLNVASSFNPGKRDEEMRRALYLRSESSRPQIEKDQEWNKHNLVMNDFYAARDEVAKRNLRIQQWKDMERMRRMRQPQFFDMTRDGARINQQESGYFKREIDYVHCMDTCKNEYDPQLKWIFVYCNFRELQLECYCDLSLNINYVYCI from the exons ATGTTGATCGCAGGAgttttaatatcatttttttacctcAATGTTGCCTCAAGTTTTAATCCGGGAAAAAGAGATGAGGAAATGAGAAGAGCTTTGTATCTACGAAGCGAATCATCCCGTCCGCAGATAGAAAAGGATCAGGAATGGAACAAACATAATTTGGTTATGAATGATTTTTACGCAGCCAGGGATGAAGTTGCCAAAAGAAATCTAAGGATCCAACAATGGAAAGACATGGAACGAATGAGGAGAATGAGACAACCGCAGTTTTTCGACATGACTAGAGATGGAGCTAGAATCAACCAGCAAGAAAGTGGTTATTTTAAGCGAGAAATAGATTACGTGCATTG CATGGACACTTGCAAAAATGAATATGATCCACAATT aaaatggaTTTTTGTTTATTGCAACTTCCGGGAGTTGCAGCTTGAGTGCTACTGTGATTTATCTTTAAATATTAACTACGTGTATTGTATTTAG
- the LOC130635700 gene encoding uncharacterized protein LOC130635700 isoform X2 codes for MLIAGVLISFFYLNVASSFNPGKRDEEMRRALYLRSESSRPQIEKDQEWNKHNLVMNDFYAARDEVAKRNLRIQQWKDMERMRRMRQPQFFDMTRDGARINQQESGYFKREIDYVHCMDTCKNEYDPQLCCKMRCKMDFCLLQLPGVAA; via the exons ATGTTGATCGCAGGAgttttaatatcatttttttacctcAATGTTGCCTCAAGTTTTAATCCGGGAAAAAGAGATGAGGAAATGAGAAGAGCTTTGTATCTACGAAGCGAATCATCCCGTCCGCAGATAGAAAAGGATCAGGAATGGAACAAACATAATTTGGTTATGAATGATTTTTACGCAGCCAGGGATGAAGTTGCCAAAAGAAATCTAAGGATCCAACAATGGAAAGACATGGAACGAATGAGGAGAATGAGACAACCGCAGTTTTTCGACATGACTAGAGATGGAGCTAGAATCAACCAGCAAGAAAGTGGTTATTTTAAGCGAGAAATAGATTACGTGCATTG CATGGACACTTGCAAAAATGAATATGATCCACAATT atgctgtaaaatgagatgc aaaatggaTTTTTGTTTATTGCAACTTCCGGGAGTTGCAGCTTGA